One Gossypium hirsutum isolate 1008001.06 chromosome A11, Gossypium_hirsutum_v2.1, whole genome shotgun sequence genomic window carries:
- the LOC107957259 gene encoding pentatricopeptide repeat-containing protein At2g03880, mitochondrial-like: MIKLNFKFLDLSFKSFHQCIHVRTMHFHFANSSQSKIDSNRVLNGLSKSGRINEARKLFDKMPERDEFTWNTLIAAYATSGKLTEAIQLFKETPIKSSVTWNLLISGYCLHGMETEAFDLFSRMQFEGQRPNQYTMGTILRLCSTLGLLQRGKQVHGNVIKTQFESNDYVVTGLVDMYAKCNCILEAEYLFIMMPNKRNHVMWTAMVAGYSQNGEAFKAIECYRDMVVEGVASNQFTFPSVLTACAMVQARNFGAQVHSFIVRSGFEANVFVQSALIDMYAKCRDLDSALIVLENMEVDDVVSWNSMLVGCVRQGCEEEALSLFRKMHARDMKLGNFTYPSVLNCFASTKDMNNAMSVHCLIIKTGFEASKLVNNALVDMYAKQGNMDCAFQVFNHMPNKDVVSWTSLVTGCARNKYHEEALKLFCDMRLAGIHPDHVVLASALSACAELTVLELGQQVHANFVKSGLQSSTSVDNSLVTMYAKCGCIDDASRVFDYMQIRDAVTWTALIVGYARNGKGKDSVRFYDQMIASGTKPDYITFIGLLFACSHAGLLERGRLYFASMEKEYGIKPGPEHYACMIDLLGRSGKLVEAEMLLNEMDVEPDATVWKAILAACRVQGNLELGERAAKNLFELESKNAVPYIMLSNMYSAAGKWEDAARIRRTMKWKGISKEPGCSWIEVNSRVHTFMSEDRGHSRTTEIYSKIDEIMVLIKEAGYEPDISFALHNMDKEGKELGLAYHSEKLAVAFGLLSLPRGAPIRIFKNLRVCGDCHTAMKYISKVFHRHIILRDSNCFHHLKEGQCSCGDYW, from the coding sequence atgataaaactaaatttcaaattcctGGACTTGTCTTTCAAGTCATTTCATCAATGCATTCACGTGCGAACAATGCATTTTCATTTTGCGAATTCCAGTCAATCAAAGATTGATTCCAATCGGGTTTTGAATGGATTATCTAAATCGGGTCGGATTAATGAAGCTCGGAAGCTATTTGACAAAATGCCTGAACGGGATGAGTTCACCTGGAACACGTTGATAGCTGCGTATGCAACTTCCGGGAAATTAACTGAAGCTATACAGCTTTTCAAAGAAACCCCAATAAAAAGTTCCGTCACTTGGAATTTACTAATTTCAGGTTATTGTCTACATGGTATGGAAACCGAAGCTTTTGATTTGTTTTCTAGAATGCAATTTGAGGGGCAAAGGCCTAATCAATACACAATGGGAACTATTTTAAGGTTGTGTTCAACATTGGGTTTGCTTCAAAGAGGAAAACAGGTGCATGGTAATGTAATAAAGACACAATTCGAGTCGAATGACTATGTTGTGACCGGTCTTGTTGATATGTATGCGAAGTGCAATTGCATTTTGGAAGCTGAGTATCTGTTTATAATGATGCCCAACAAGAGAAACCATGTCATGTGGACTGCCATGGTTGCTGGTTATTCTCAGAATGGAGAGGCATTCAAAGCGATTGAATGCTATAGAGATATGGTGGTTGAAGGAGTTGCCTCTAATCAGTTCACTTTCCCGAGTGTGTTAACAGCTTGTGCTATGGTTCAAGCTCGTAATTTTGGCGCACAAGTGCATAGTTTCATTGTTAGGAGTGGTTTTGAAGCTAATGTTTTTGTTCAAAGTGCGTTGATCGATATGTATGCAAAATGCAGGGATTTGGATAGTGCCTTGATAGTCTTAGAGAATATGGAGGTTGatgatgttgtttcttggaactCTATGTTAGTGGGGTGCGTGAGGCAAGGCTGTGAAGAGGAAGCTCTCTCATTGTTCCGGAAGATGCATGCTAGAGATATGAAGCTGGGTAATTTCACATACCCATCGGTTCTAAACTGTTTTGCTTCAACGAAAGATATGAACAATGCAATGTCAGTCCACTGTTTGATCATTAAAACAGGATTTGAGGCTTCCAAGCTTGTGAATAATGCTTTGGTTGACATGTATGCTAAACAAGGAAACATGGATTGcgcttttcaggttttcaaccaCATGCCAAACAAGGATGTTGTCTCATGGACCTCTCTAGTGACGGGATGTGCACGTAATAAATATCATGAAGAAGCTCTCAAGTTGTTTTGTGACATGAGATTGGCAGGCATTCATCCCGACCATGTCGTTCTTGCCAGTGCTTTGAGTGCTTGTGCAGAATTAACAGTTCTGGAACTTGGGCAACAAGTTCATGCAAACTTTGTTAAATCTGGCCTCCAATCATCCACTTCAGTAGATAATTCCCTTGTAACAATGTATGCCAAGTGTGGATGTATAGACGATGCAAGCAGAGTATTTGATTACATGCAAATCCGGGATGCGGTAACTTGGACTGCACTAATAGTTGGTTATGCCCGGAATGGTAAAGGAAAGGACTCAGTAAGGTTCTATGATCAAATGATTGCTAGTGGCACAAAACCAGACTACATTACTTTTATAGGCTTACTATTTGCTTGCAGCCATGCCGGTCTTTTGGAAAGGGGTCGCTTGTATTTTGCATCAATGGAGAAGGAATATGGAATTAAACCAGGTCCTGAACACTATGCTTGTATGATTGACCTCTTGGGTCGCTCTGGAAAACTCGTTGAAGCAGAAATGTTGTTGAATGAAATGGATGTGGAACCGGATGCAACTGTGTGGAAGGCCATTCTTGCTGCATGTAGAGTGCAGGGCAACCTGGAATTGGGGGAAAGAGCAGCAAAGAACCTCTTTGAATTAGAGTCCAAAAATGCTGTGCCATACATAATGTTGTCTAACATGTATTCTGCTGCCGGAAAATGGGAAGACGCCGCAAGGATTCGAAGAACAATGAAATGGAAGGGGATTAGTAAGGAGCCTGGATGTAGTTGGATCGAGGTAAACAGCAGAGTGCACACCTTTATGTCGGAAGACAGAGGGCATTCGAGAACTACTGAGATCTATTCCAAGATTGATGAGATCATGGTTTTGATAAAGGAAGCTGGTTACGAACCCGACATCAGTTTTGCACTCCATAACATGGATAAAGAAGGGAAGGAGCTTGGTCTGGCCTATCACAGTGAAAAACTGGCCGTGGCATTCGGACTTCTGAGCTTGCCACGTGGGGCTCCGATCCGAATTTTTAAGAATCTTCGAGTTTGTGGTGATTGTCATACTGCTATGAAATACATATCTAAAGTTTTCCATCGTCACATCATCTTGAGAGATTCTAATTGTTTTCATCACTTAAAGGAAGGACAATGCTCATGCGGAGATTATTGGTAG
- the LOC107957260 gene encoding E3 ubiquitin-protein ligase At4g11680 isoform X2 has translation MLREPSVRVRETAAEQLEERQSDWAYSKPVIILDILWNMAFVVMAVVVLGLSLEEKPSVPLRLWIWGYGLQCLFHGACVAVEYKIRNERRVEGLQSNEDPDLGLNSESGSEAEDSEDNVTEELNSGDETRVAKSLESANTMFSFLWWIIGFYWIIAKGQVLTHQAPKLYWLCVTFLALDVVFVFICFAVACLIGLAVCCCLPCIIAILYALTDRDGATDEEID, from the exons ATGCTCCGTGAGCCATCGGTTCGCGTGCGAGAAACCGCTGCGGAGCAACTCGAAGAGCGTCAAAGCGATTGGGCCTACTCGAAGCCCGTTATAATCCTCGACATTCTCTGGAATATGGCGTTTGTGGTAATGGCGGTTGTCGTTTTGGGACTCAGCCTTGAAGAAAAGCCCAGCGTCCCCTTAAGGCTCTGGATTTGGGGTTACGGCTTACAGTGTTTGTTTCACGGGGCTTGCGTAGCAGTAGAATATAAAATAAGAAACGAAAGGAGGGTTGAGGGCTTGCAGAGCAACGAGGATCCGGATTTGGGTCTGAATTCTGAGTCCGGGAGTGAAGCAGAGGATTCCGAGGATAATGTAACAGAGGAGCTGAATAGTGGAGATGAAACCAG AGTTGCCAAGAGCTTGGAGTCTGCAAATACGATGTTTTCATTTCTTTGGTGGATAATCGGATTTTACTGGATAATTGCCAAAGGACAAGTTTTGACACATCAGGCACCTAAGCTTTACTG GCTTTGTGTTACATTTCTTGCGTTGGATGTGGTGTTTGTATTCATCTGTTTTGCTGTTGCCTGCCTTATTGGTCTTGCTGTTTGCTGCTGTCTTCCTTGTATCATTGCAATTTTGTATGCTCTTACAGACCgg GATGGAGCAACAGATGAAGAAATTGATTGA
- the LOC107957260 gene encoding E3 ubiquitin-protein ligase At4g11680 isoform X1, with product MLREPSVRVRETAAEQLEERQSDWAYSKPVIILDILWNMAFVVMAVVVLGLSLEEKPSVPLRLWIWGYGLQCLFHGACVAVEYKIRNERRVEGLQSNEDPDLGLNSESGSEAEDSEDNVTEELNSGDETRVAKSLESANTMFSFLWWIIGFYWIIAKGQVLTHQAPKLYWLCVTFLALDVVFVFICFAVACLIGLAVCCCLPCIIAILYALTDRECCICLSAYEDGTELRELPCDHHFHCNCIDKWLYINATCPLCKFNILKGSEEV from the exons ATGCTCCGTGAGCCATCGGTTCGCGTGCGAGAAACCGCTGCGGAGCAACTCGAAGAGCGTCAAAGCGATTGGGCCTACTCGAAGCCCGTTATAATCCTCGACATTCTCTGGAATATGGCGTTTGTGGTAATGGCGGTTGTCGTTTTGGGACTCAGCCTTGAAGAAAAGCCCAGCGTCCCCTTAAGGCTCTGGATTTGGGGTTACGGCTTACAGTGTTTGTTTCACGGGGCTTGCGTAGCAGTAGAATATAAAATAAGAAACGAAAGGAGGGTTGAGGGCTTGCAGAGCAACGAGGATCCGGATTTGGGTCTGAATTCTGAGTCCGGGAGTGAAGCAGAGGATTCCGAGGATAATGTAACAGAGGAGCTGAATAGTGGAGATGAAACCAG AGTTGCCAAGAGCTTGGAGTCTGCAAATACGATGTTTTCATTTCTTTGGTGGATAATCGGATTTTACTGGATAATTGCCAAAGGACAAGTTTTGACACATCAGGCACCTAAGCTTTACTG GCTTTGTGTTACATTTCTTGCGTTGGATGTGGTGTTTGTATTCATCTGTTTTGCTGTTGCCTGCCTTATTGGTCTTGCTGTTTGCTGCTGTCTTCCTTGTATCATTGCAATTTTGTATGCTCTTACAGACCgg GAATGCTGCATCTGCCTTTCTGCTTATGAAGATGGGACCGAGTTGCGCGAACTTCCTTGCGATCACCATTTCCATTGCAACTGTATAGACAAGTGGTTGTATATCAATGCTACATGTCCTCTCTGCAAGTTCAACATTCTAAAGGGGAGCGAAGAGGTTTAG